The following are from one region of the Sandaracinus amylolyticus genome:
- a CDS encoding serine/threonine-protein kinase, translating into MAGRLIGGRYEIVRKIAEGGMGAVYEAQHHLTKQTVALKILFPHIGRDENARQRFLREVSAPAQIGHDGIVEVHDAGFDTQDGSLFVAMELLRGETMRDRLSRGGLTRDQVLDLFEAMLDPLAAAHARGIVHRDLKPENVFLHRERDGREVLKLLDFGIARDLDEKSQSVTQTGMAMGTPHYMAPEQAMSARSVSFPADVWAVGAMLYEALSGSPPFGGETASAIVVHAVSKPHEPLAHVAPATPHAIALLVDRCLAKEADKRPKDARELLGELRVARGKSAGIATGPVAPSQVMLPISPPQSYGTPSHQSYGAAPAQHATPQPSYGAHVPSASHPSFGGVPTPPPGHVTPPPAVSPVPRSSSGSGRILVIGGLVIGLGLLAVVGVVAVGAYAAFSGSATGAQGTGTVRVMTTIPGQLVVDGAPQGPVLIGGQDVVLSAGSHVVEVQIAGATLASQRVDVSAGQVQQIELVRGVVAGAGGSTGGAGVHSGTLGPGDQTLSTGEYMDFYEMSFSAGQHVHLELASPSFDTYLILRFPSGRQRDNDDATGTNSMLDQTLDETGVYRVIVTSFSAGETGPYTLTIR; encoded by the coding sequence GTGGCGGGCAGGTTGATCGGAGGACGCTACGAGATCGTTCGCAAGATCGCCGAGGGCGGCATGGGCGCCGTCTACGAGGCGCAGCACCACCTCACGAAGCAGACCGTCGCCCTCAAGATCCTCTTCCCGCACATCGGTCGCGACGAGAACGCACGACAGCGCTTCCTCCGCGAGGTGAGCGCCCCCGCGCAGATCGGCCACGACGGCATCGTCGAGGTGCACGACGCGGGCTTCGACACCCAGGACGGCTCGCTCTTCGTCGCGATGGAGCTGCTGCGCGGCGAGACCATGCGCGATCGCCTCTCGCGCGGCGGGCTCACGCGTGATCAGGTGCTCGACCTCTTCGAGGCGATGCTCGATCCGCTCGCCGCCGCACACGCGCGCGGCATCGTGCACCGCGACCTCAAGCCCGAGAACGTCTTCCTCCACCGCGAGCGCGACGGGCGCGAGGTGCTCAAGCTCCTCGACTTCGGCATCGCGCGCGACCTCGACGAGAAGTCGCAGTCGGTCACCCAGACCGGCATGGCGATGGGCACGCCGCACTACATGGCGCCCGAGCAGGCGATGAGCGCGCGCAGCGTCAGCTTCCCCGCGGACGTGTGGGCCGTCGGCGCGATGCTCTACGAGGCGCTCTCGGGCAGCCCTCCGTTCGGCGGCGAGACCGCGAGCGCGATCGTCGTGCACGCGGTGAGCAAGCCCCACGAGCCGCTCGCGCACGTCGCGCCCGCGACGCCCCACGCGATCGCACTGCTCGTCGATCGCTGCCTCGCGAAGGAGGCCGACAAGCGACCGAAGGACGCGCGCGAGCTGCTCGGCGAGCTGCGCGTCGCGCGCGGCAAGAGCGCGGGCATCGCGACCGGCCCCGTCGCGCCCTCGCAGGTGATGCTCCCGATCTCTCCGCCCCAGAGCTACGGCACGCCCTCGCACCAGAGCTACGGCGCAGCGCCCGCGCAGCACGCGACCCCGCAGCCCTCGTACGGCGCGCACGTCCCCTCCGCGTCGCATCCGTCGTTCGGTGGCGTGCCCACGCCGCCTCCCGGGCACGTCACGCCGCCGCCCGCGGTCTCGCCGGTGCCGCGCAGCAGCTCGGGCTCGGGGCGCATCCTCGTGATCGGCGGGCTCGTGATCGGCCTCGGCCTGCTCGCGGTCGTCGGCGTCGTCGCCGTCGGCGCGTACGCGGCGTTCTCGGGCAGCGCGACCGGCGCACAAGGAACGGGCACCGTGCGTGTGATGACGACGATCCCGGGCCAGCTCGTGGTCGACGGCGCGCCGCAGGGCCCGGTGCTCATCGGCGGGCAGGACGTCGTGCTCTCCGCGGGCTCGCACGTCGTCGAGGTGCAGATCGCGGGCGCCACGCTCGCGTCGCAGCGCGTCGACGTGAGCGCGGGCCAGGTGCAGCAGATCGAGCTCGTGCGCGGCGTCGTCGCCGGCGCCGGCGGGAGCACCGGAGGCGCGGGCGTGCACAGCGGCACGCTCGGCCCCGGCGATCAGACGCTGAGCACCGGCGAGTACATGGACTTCTACGAGATGTCGTTCAGCGCCGGGCAGCACGTGCACCTCGAGCTCGCCTCGCCGAGCTTCGACACGTACCTGATCCTGCGCTTCCCCTCGGGCCGCCAGCGCGACAACGACGACGCGACCGGCACGAACTCGATGCTCGATCAGACACTCGACGAGACCGGCGTCTATCGCGTGATCGTCACGAGCTTCAGCGCCGGCGAGACCGGCCCGTACACGCTCACGATCCGCTGA
- a CDS encoding tetratricopeptide repeat protein produces MPQHGDSEKRERSDFFSVEEAKRSIPKITAVPETKEEIRRRRVRRVSIAVASTISALLLIWLAVYLLHRREIDQARLEVERTGRADAIDDALSALDGETGPGDVALAARIHATAELAGITGHRAPAEQLLASHDPAADGASDHRIAQTYLALAQGDPTAAAQHASALVARGPRAAEAGYARALVALAIGNVPQALAAAQGSAQEMDRQDAPRVRALLGLVSARSGAPTAIDGDAVPLRLARARVRWDAGEQRDQVGGEVAPIAEEASATPAERAWAQLLTGLSAIDAGDTETATRAIEAAAGAPPPGDELFRVQLAEAWLALGRRTEAQAIADALSPGISTDAGRRAQLASELHLASGRLDQAESALSGAPAGPRTSLLRARIADARGQVAPARALYEEAARSPAERVAASVGLAAMLVRTGAAQDAIALVDPLLEQRATHPRIAATAAGAHAGAGDRARGLAIAQRALEAHPREPLLLAAKARVHLASGEWQPALDALRTATEVAPRDPALQAERGRAAMELGQLDEARRAYETSIEVEPAQPEVLRALLSIQLQQRDLEAAGATVARIDAANVTSLEIEQLRARWLVDTLAGAEGLTALRRARRTSRRDLALAHSQGRLYMQAERWFEAIEAFQDALPESGATERRDVFLWRALALARARRETMVEQLAEQLREGAAEAPMTRVEEARLLTAEAWLAFMDETIPRASVYGRRALDLDPTNADALVLMGAIEDQQRRDGTARYRRAMEAASPSIEAYGRLALIGEMNAERCGFGRRYLRAAPDGGIATAVRERVATCPAQ; encoded by the coding sequence GTGCCTCAGCACGGCGACAGCGAGAAGCGCGAGCGATCCGACTTCTTCTCGGTCGAGGAAGCGAAGCGGTCGATCCCGAAGATCACCGCGGTCCCCGAGACGAAGGAAGAGATCCGTCGCAGGCGCGTCCGGCGCGTGTCGATCGCGGTCGCGAGCACGATCAGCGCGCTCTTGCTGATCTGGCTCGCGGTGTACCTCCTGCACCGTCGGGAGATCGATCAGGCGCGGCTCGAGGTGGAGCGGACCGGTCGCGCCGACGCGATCGACGACGCGCTCTCGGCGCTCGACGGCGAGACCGGCCCCGGCGACGTCGCGCTCGCGGCGCGCATCCACGCGACGGCCGAGCTCGCGGGGATCACGGGCCATCGCGCGCCCGCGGAGCAGCTCCTCGCGTCGCACGATCCGGCGGCGGACGGCGCGTCGGATCATCGCATCGCGCAGACGTACCTCGCGCTCGCCCAGGGTGATCCGACCGCAGCGGCGCAGCACGCGTCGGCGCTGGTCGCGCGCGGGCCGCGCGCGGCCGAGGCGGGCTACGCGCGGGCGCTCGTGGCGCTGGCGATCGGCAACGTGCCCCAGGCGCTCGCGGCGGCGCAGGGCTCGGCGCAGGAGATGGATCGCCAGGACGCGCCGCGCGTGCGCGCGCTGCTCGGGCTGGTGTCCGCGCGCAGCGGTGCGCCGACCGCGATCGACGGAGACGCGGTCCCGCTGCGGCTCGCGCGGGCGCGGGTGCGCTGGGACGCGGGCGAGCAGCGCGATCAGGTGGGCGGCGAGGTCGCGCCGATCGCGGAGGAAGCGAGCGCGACGCCGGCCGAGCGCGCGTGGGCGCAGCTGCTCACCGGGCTCTCGGCGATCGACGCCGGGGACACCGAGACCGCGACGCGCGCGATCGAAGCGGCCGCGGGCGCGCCGCCGCCGGGGGACGAGCTCTTCCGGGTGCAGCTCGCGGAGGCGTGGCTCGCGCTGGGACGTCGCACCGAGGCACAGGCGATCGCGGACGCGCTCTCGCCGGGGATCTCGACCGATGCGGGACGGCGCGCGCAGCTCGCGTCCGAGCTGCACCTCGCGTCGGGCCGCTTGGATCAGGCGGAGAGCGCGCTGAGCGGCGCGCCCGCGGGGCCGAGGACGTCGCTGCTGCGCGCGCGGATCGCCGATGCGCGCGGCCAGGTCGCGCCGGCCCGTGCGCTCTACGAAGAAGCGGCGCGCTCGCCGGCCGAGCGCGTGGCGGCGAGCGTCGGTCTCGCGGCGATGCTGGTGCGCACCGGTGCTGCCCAGGACGCGATCGCGCTCGTCGATCCCTTGCTCGAGCAGCGCGCGACGCACCCGCGGATCGCCGCGACCGCGGCGGGCGCGCATGCAGGCGCAGGGGATCGCGCGCGTGGGCTCGCGATCGCACAGCGCGCGCTCGAGGCGCACCCGCGCGAGCCGCTCCTGCTCGCGGCGAAGGCGCGCGTGCACCTCGCGTCGGGCGAGTGGCAGCCCGCGCTCGATGCGCTGCGGACCGCGACCGAGGTCGCGCCGCGCGATCCCGCGCTCCAGGCCGAGCGAGGTCGCGCCGCGATGGAGCTCGGGCAGCTCGACGAGGCGCGCCGGGCGTACGAGACGTCGATCGAGGTCGAGCCCGCGCAGCCCGAGGTGCTCCGCGCGCTGCTCTCGATCCAGCTCCAGCAGCGCGATCTCGAAGCCGCGGGCGCGACGGTCGCGCGCATCGACGCGGCGAACGTCACGAGCCTCGAGATCGAGCAGCTCCGCGCGCGATGGCTCGTGGACACGCTCGCGGGGGCCGAGGGGCTCACGGCGCTTCGTCGGGCGCGTCGCACTTCGCGTCGCGATCTCGCGCTCGCGCACTCGCAGGGCCGCCTCTACATGCAGGCCGAGCGCTGGTTCGAGGCGATCGAGGCGTTCCAGGACGCGCTGCCCGAGTCGGGCGCGACCGAGCGACGCGACGTGTTCCTGTGGCGCGCGCTCGCGCTCGCGCGTGCACGGCGCGAGACGATGGTCGAGCAGCTCGCGGAGCAGCTTCGCGAGGGCGCGGCCGAGGCGCCGATGACGCGGGTCGAAGAGGCGCGGCTGCTCACGGCCGAGGCGTGGCTCGCCTTCATGGACGAGACGATCCCGCGTGCGAGCGTGTACGGGCGTCGCGCCCTCGATCTCGATCCGACGAACGCGGACGCGCTGGTGCTGATGGGCGCGATCGAAGATCAACAGCGGCGCGACGGCACGGCGCGGTATCGGCGCGCGATGGAAGCCGCGTCGCCGAGCATCGAGGCCTACGGCCGTCTCGCGCTGATCGGCGAGATGAACGCGGAGCGCTGCGGATTCGGGCGTCGCTATCTGCGCGCCGCGCCCGACGGCGGGATCGCGACCGCGGTGCGCGAGCGCGTCGCGACCTGCCCCGCGCAGTGA
- the dnaK gene encoding molecular chaperone DnaK has translation MSKVIGIDLGTTNSCVAIVENGEPIVIPNAEGSRTTPSVVAFTRDGERRVGSVARRQAVTNPENTVFAVKRLMGRRFESSEAKRHAQSVPYRVVQAMNGDAWVAIGERELSPPEVSAMVLAKMKETAEAYLGTKVDGAVVTVPAYFDDAQRQATRDAGKIAGLEIKRIINEPTAAALAYGLEKKKNGRIAVYDLGGGTFDISILEIADGVFKVLSTNGDTHLGGEDFDRVLVDHLASTFAKENRGLDLRKDRVALQRLKEQAEKAKHELSTALETEINLPFIAADATGPKHLVSALRRSELEILVGDLVEGTLGPCAKALKDAGVATKDIDEVILVGGMTRMPLVVRKVSEFFGRAPHKGVNPDEVVAVGAAIQAAAMEGQMEEVLLLDVTPLSLGVEVGGGIFHTLITRNTTIPSAASEIFTTSVDNQPFVPIHVLQGERQMAADNKSLAKFELAPIPPAPRGVPEIEVRFEIDADGIVHVAAKDIRSGREQKVRVVASSGLTKEQIEGLVGDAEKHKQSDAKRKELAELKNSAAALLYTSEKAVVECAELVPPNVIDVVKRDIATLKATLEEGDAIAIREALQSLELSAYKIAESMYGG, from the coding sequence ATGAGCAAGGTCATCGGCATCGATCTCGGCACGACGAACTCGTGCGTCGCGATCGTCGAGAACGGCGAGCCGATCGTGATCCCGAACGCCGAGGGCTCGCGCACCACGCCGTCCGTCGTCGCGTTCACGCGCGACGGCGAGCGGCGGGTGGGCAGCGTCGCGCGGCGTCAGGCGGTCACGAACCCGGAGAACACCGTGTTCGCGGTGAAGCGCCTGATGGGCCGGCGCTTCGAGAGCTCGGAGGCGAAGCGCCACGCGCAGTCGGTGCCGTACCGCGTCGTGCAGGCGATGAACGGCGATGCGTGGGTGGCGATCGGCGAGCGCGAGCTCTCGCCACCCGAGGTCTCCGCGATGGTGCTCGCGAAGATGAAGGAGACGGCCGAGGCCTACCTCGGCACGAAGGTCGACGGCGCGGTGGTCACGGTGCCCGCGTACTTCGACGACGCGCAGCGCCAGGCGACGCGCGACGCGGGCAAGATCGCCGGGCTCGAGATCAAGCGGATCATCAACGAGCCGACCGCCGCGGCGCTCGCGTACGGGCTCGAGAAGAAGAAGAACGGGCGCATCGCGGTCTACGACCTCGGCGGCGGCACGTTCGACATCTCGATCCTCGAGATCGCCGACGGCGTGTTCAAGGTGCTCTCGACGAACGGCGACACGCACCTCGGTGGCGAGGACTTCGATCGCGTGCTCGTCGATCACCTCGCGAGCACGTTCGCGAAGGAGAACCGCGGGCTCGATCTGCGCAAGGATCGGGTCGCGCTGCAGCGCCTCAAGGAGCAGGCGGAGAAGGCGAAGCACGAGCTCTCCACCGCGCTCGAGACCGAGATCAACCTGCCCTTCATCGCGGCGGACGCGACCGGGCCGAAGCACCTCGTGAGCGCGCTGCGGCGGAGCGAGCTCGAGATCCTCGTGGGCGATCTCGTCGAGGGCACGCTCGGGCCCTGCGCGAAGGCGCTCAAGGACGCGGGCGTCGCGACGAAGGACATCGACGAGGTGATCCTCGTCGGCGGCATGACGCGCATGCCGCTCGTCGTGCGCAAGGTGAGCGAGTTCTTCGGGCGCGCGCCGCACAAGGGCGTGAACCCCGACGAGGTCGTCGCGGTGGGGGCCGCGATCCAGGCGGCGGCGATGGAAGGTCAGATGGAGGAGGTGCTGCTCCTCGACGTCACGCCGCTCTCGCTCGGCGTCGAGGTCGGCGGCGGGATCTTCCACACGCTGATCACGCGCAACACGACGATCCCCAGCGCCGCGTCGGAGATCTTCACGACGAGCGTCGACAACCAGCCCTTCGTGCCGATCCACGTGCTCCAGGGCGAGCGCCAGATGGCGGCGGACAACAAGTCGCTCGCGAAGTTCGAGCTCGCGCCGATCCCGCCCGCGCCACGCGGCGTGCCGGAGATCGAGGTGCGCTTCGAGATCGACGCCGACGGCATCGTGCACGTCGCGGCGAAGGACATCCGCAGCGGGCGCGAGCAGAAGGTGCGCGTCGTCGCGTCGAGCGGTCTGACCAAGGAACAGATCGAAGGGCTCGTCGGCGACGCGGAGAAGCACAAGCAGAGCGACGCGAAGCGCAAGGAGCTCGCCGAGCTGAAGAACAGCGCCGCCGCGCTGCTCTACACGAGCGAGAAGGCGGTCGTGGAGTGCGCCGAGCTCGTGCCGCCGAACGTGATCGACGTCGTCAAGCGGGACATCGCGACGCTGAAGGCGACGCTCGAGGAGGGCGACGCGATCGCGATCCGCGAGGCGCTGCAGTCGCTCGAGCTGAGCGCGTACAAGATCGCCGAGTCGATGTACGGAGGCTGA
- the hrcA gene encoding heat-inducible transcriptional repressor HrcA, protein MTMPSAPFQPTVVPLRRPELSYRARRILYAVVSEYIATGEPVGSRRLSKRYGINLSPATIRNELADLEEAGCLAQPHHSAGRVPTEVGFRVFIDALSQMREVAAEDRAAILARMRQLRPGVDDVLREAGRLLASLTGAAALVSRPRTEVEQVTQIRFMPLSEKQVLAVIVTRSGTIQNRIVEVPELPDASDMERIHNLLSSLLTERTLREVREELARAMADERGAYDRLGRRAKQMLDAATAGPAREEDVIIEGQGVLFDRPEFVDAEKIRGFLRAFEEKEKLLDLLDRTLAAGGVQVLLGSEANIVDVPDVGVISANYRAGGVRAGSLGIIGPTRMDYAKLMPLVSFAAQITTDVLNGDSLRDDDDEPPLGEASGA, encoded by the coding sequence ATGACGATGCCGTCCGCGCCCTTCCAACCGACCGTGGTCCCGCTGCGAAGGCCCGAGCTGAGCTATCGGGCCCGTCGGATCCTCTACGCGGTCGTGTCGGAGTACATCGCGACCGGCGAGCCCGTCGGATCGCGCCGGCTCTCGAAGCGCTACGGCATCAATCTCTCGCCCGCGACGATCCGCAACGAGCTCGCGGACCTCGAGGAAGCGGGCTGTCTCGCCCAGCCGCACCACAGCGCGGGCCGGGTGCCCACCGAGGTCGGCTTCCGCGTGTTCATCGACGCGCTCTCGCAGATGCGCGAGGTCGCGGCCGAGGATCGTGCGGCGATCCTGGCGCGCATGCGGCAGCTCCGTCCCGGCGTGGACGACGTGCTTCGCGAGGCGGGACGGCTGCTCGCGTCGCTCACCGGCGCGGCAGCGCTCGTGTCGCGGCCGCGCACCGAGGTCGAGCAGGTCACGCAGATCCGCTTCATGCCGCTCTCGGAGAAGCAGGTCCTCGCGGTGATCGTGACGCGCTCGGGCACGATCCAGAACCGCATCGTCGAGGTGCCGGAGCTCCCCGACGCGAGCGACATGGAGCGCATCCACAACCTGCTCTCGTCGCTGCTCACCGAGCGCACGCTGCGCGAGGTGCGCGAGGAGCTCGCGCGCGCGATGGCCGACGAGCGCGGCGCGTACGATCGCCTCGGGCGGCGCGCCAAGCAGATGCTCGACGCCGCGACGGCGGGACCGGCGCGCGAAGAGGACGTGATCATCGAGGGCCAGGGTGTGCTCTTCGATCGCCCGGAGTTCGTGGATGCCGAGAAGATCCGCGGCTTCCTGCGCGCGTTCGAGGAGAAGGAGAAGCTCCTCGATCTGCTCGATCGCACCCTCGCCGCGGGCGGCGTGCAGGTGCTGCTCGGGTCCGAGGCGAACATCGTCGACGTGCCCGACGTCGGCGTGATCTCCGCGAACTACCGCGCGGGCGGCGTGCGCGCGGGGAGCCTCGGGATCATCGGCCCGACGCGCATGGACTACGCGAAGCTGATGCCCCTCGTGAGCTTCGCCGCGCAGATCACGACCGACGTGCTGAACGGCGACTCGCTGCGCGACGACGACGACGAGCCCCCGCTCGGCGAAGCATCGGGAGCGTGA
- a CDS encoding TraB/GumN family protein → MALRRACVIGLVVALCACGGSAPRRVESADVSRQETLEETRLAERQRDAWTPPVLLWEIGDEAEASYVHAALPFGTTMRHALPEPHDGALDLSRAIVTTFDPREAVPLDQVPESALMGRRDRLDRMLGAEEWTALRAQLGPALPDESLRRIPPMILVEHLVRVRMAEVEAEADGRNPVPHAISTSSVIGDVLAWARMQGAPIVAIDTHEQAAARLAAIPREASLEGLRDALANVEAWRARWSTLRSAYASADDHALASACEASLGEGALADARRAERAARIDAWSALITAQLEEGRAFVALPACDVVGEDGALARIAASGVRVRRLGAAPGSAPPRDLGRSREAGVLP, encoded by the coding sequence ATGGCGTTGCGTCGCGCGTGCGTGATCGGGCTCGTGGTCGCGCTCTGCGCGTGCGGCGGGAGCGCTCCACGGCGCGTCGAGAGCGCCGACGTGTCGCGACAGGAGACGCTCGAGGAGACGCGGCTCGCAGAGCGTCAGCGCGACGCGTGGACGCCGCCGGTGCTGCTCTGGGAGATCGGCGACGAGGCCGAGGCGAGCTACGTGCACGCGGCGTTGCCGTTCGGGACGACGATGCGGCACGCGCTGCCCGAGCCGCACGACGGCGCGCTCGATCTGTCGCGCGCGATCGTCACGACGTTCGATCCGCGCGAGGCGGTGCCGCTCGATCAGGTGCCCGAGAGCGCGCTGATGGGCCGGCGCGATCGGCTCGATCGGATGCTCGGCGCGGAGGAGTGGACGGCGCTGCGCGCGCAGCTCGGCCCGGCGCTCCCCGACGAGTCGCTGCGGCGCATCCCGCCGATGATCCTGGTCGAGCACCTGGTGCGGGTGCGGATGGCGGAGGTCGAGGCCGAGGCGGACGGACGCAACCCGGTGCCGCACGCGATCTCGACCTCGAGCGTGATCGGCGACGTGCTCGCGTGGGCGAGGATGCAGGGCGCGCCGATCGTGGCGATCGACACCCACGAGCAGGCGGCGGCGCGGCTCGCGGCGATCCCGCGCGAGGCGTCGCTCGAAGGGCTCCGCGACGCGCTGGCGAACGTGGAGGCGTGGCGCGCGCGATGGAGCACGCTGCGGAGCGCGTATGCGTCGGCGGACGATCACGCGCTCGCGAGCGCGTGCGAGGCGTCGCTCGGCGAAGGTGCGCTCGCGGACGCGCGCCGGGCCGAGCGTGCGGCGCGCATCGATGCGTGGTCGGCGCTGATCACGGCGCAGCTCGAGGAAGGCCGCGCGTTCGTGGCGCTGCCGGCGTGCGACGTGGTCGGCGAGGACGGCGCGCTCGCGCGGATCGCGGCGAGCGGAGTGCGCGTTCGCCGGCTCGGCGCGGCGCCGGGGAGCGCGCCGCCACGCGATCTCGGGCGATCGCGCGAAGCGGGCGTGCTGCCCTGA
- a CDS encoding nucleotide exchange factor GrpE, translating to MSGEERDDTTATLIDAEDAPSGTETLTDADSAGLANALREERDRLKEQLLRTAADYDNFRKRTKKELEDAERRGREDAVREMLPVFDNLERAVQAAGAASDVAAIVDGIKMVLKLFEDQTQRIGITRVPTVGQRFDPSVHDAIQQTETDEHPPGTVIAEVVPGYKLGDRLVRPAMVVVARKPSASA from the coding sequence GTGAGCGGAGAAGAACGGGACGACACCACGGCCACGCTGATCGACGCGGAGGACGCGCCGAGCGGGACCGAGACGCTGACCGACGCCGATTCCGCCGGGCTCGCGAACGCGCTGCGCGAGGAGCGCGATCGCCTGAAGGAGCAGCTCCTGCGCACGGCGGCGGACTACGACAATTTCCGGAAGCGCACGAAGAAGGAGCTGGAGGACGCGGAGCGTCGCGGGCGCGAGGACGCCGTGCGCGAGATGCTGCCCGTCTTCGACAACCTCGAGCGCGCGGTGCAGGCGGCGGGCGCGGCGAGCGACGTCGCGGCGATCGTCGACGGCATCAAGATGGTCCTCAAGCTCTTCGAGGATCAGACCCAGCGCATCGGCATCACGCGCGTGCCCACGGTCGGTCAGCGCTTCGATCCCTCGGTGCACGACGCCATCCAGCAGACCGAGACCGACGAGCACCCGCCGGGAACGGTGATCGCGGAGGTCGTCCCCGGCTACAAGCTCGGTGATCGCCTGGTCCGTCCCGCGATGGTCGTGGTCGCGCGCAAGCCGAGCGCGAGCGCCTGA